TGTGCTTTCATCTCTTGAATCGGTTGGTCTACACTTGTTTCTATACGAGTGGTTTGCAGTGAATAAGCTTGACTTTTACCAATGATTAAATGTACATCGGGAAGAATTTGTTTCCCTGTACTAAGTTTTCTTGTTTCTGCTGTCTCTAATTGCAGCAGGCCTTGAAATACTAAAGTGGCCATTAGTGGTTCTTCCACAATTAAATTTTGTAAGAAATCATACGCTTGGAACTCATTTTGTTCGTCTTTCACAAAAATGATTTTTGCCATTCGTTTCGTGATTCCACCCAGAGTTGAGTGAATCACTCCCTCCTTTACAACTTTACCTAATTCTATTGTACTTTTTTCTGTTCAAAATTGCACTTATTTTCTCTAGTTTTTACAAAATAAACCGAATCCACTCGAATTGAGTTGTTTTTCTTTTTGAAAATAAAAAACCCGCTTCAATAAGCAGGTTTTGCAGCTATTTTTTAACTTCTTTCGCTATTTGGTACCAACTGTAAATCTTCACTATTGCAAAGAAAGTATAGCCAAATGCGATGAGATATGCCCCGTAATTAACTAATAAAATGTTAAATCCACTTCCCCATCCGGACTCTTCTGCTACGGCAACTGCTCGGGCATAAGGACTGGTAAAAAAGTAGGTAATATATAGTGGATTAAAACTTAAAATAGCACTTGTAATCGCTATTACGAAAGATGGAAGTACCATCAAACAACTAATGACACCAACTGCATGTCCAATTATCTTCAAAAACCTCACTGCTACACCTCTTATTTCTTTTTAGGAATTTGAATGGTAATTTGATAAAAATCATCTGTTTCTTCTTCGGTGAAATCTAGGTCCATTCCGTTATCTTTGACCATTGTAACCGATTGTTTAATCGTGTTCATAGCGATACGCACGTCACGACTAATAGCTTGGCGTTTTGGTTTTGTTTTTTTAGTAGCTACTGGCTTTTTTACACCTAAAATTTCTTGAATTCTTGCTTCGGTTTGTTTGACGTTCCAATGGTTTTCGGCAATTTCGGCTAAAAGTGCGACTTGTTGTTCTTCTGTTTCTAATGCGAGTAACGAACGAGCATGGCGTTCTGAAATTTGTTTGTTAAGAACCGCTTCTTGGACAGTTTCGGGCAGTTTTAGAAGACGCATTTTGTTGGCGATGGCAGACTGGCTCTTCCCAACACGCTGCGCAAGGGCTTCTTGAGTGACCTCTTGCATGTCCAGTAAGCTCCGATATGCTTTCGCTTCCTCAATTGGCGTCAATTCTTCACGTTGCAAGTTTTCGATTAAAGCAATCGCTGCTACTTCTTCATCATCTAAATTTTGAATGATTGCTGGGATTTTTTCCATTTCTAAAGAAAGTACAGCACGAAAACGACGCTCGCCTGCAATGATTTCATAATAATCCGGTTCCATTTCTCTAACCACAATTGGCTGAATAACGCCGTGAATTCGGATAGTTCGAGCAAGTTCATCAATTTTATCTTGATCAAATACTGTCCGTGGTTGGAATTGGTTCGGGAAAATTTTATCCATAGGAAGTTCTTGTACGCGTTGTACTCCTTCTTCTACTATATTATCTATATCATCCATTTGATTCTTCTCTTTTTTTCCAAATAAACGTGAAAAAGGCATCTGGGTCCTTCCTTTCCGGAACATCTTGGGGTTTCTTAATATATTATGTAGCAATCCGCAAGTCTCTTAAACTATTTTAGCAGAAATGTCAGAGAAAAACACGCTTATTCTGTCGTTTAAATGTGAAAAAAATAGATAGAGCTGCTAAAAATCTACAGCGCTATCTATTTTCTTAATGAAATTCATCTGTAACGGTATTAATGGTTTTTTCCATATTGTCGCGGTAAGACTCATTTTGTAGTAGCATCATGGAAATAATATCCATCACATACATAATCGAAAACTGGCTATTGGCGAAATAGTGTTTGCTTACGAATAAAGTATTATAAACTGGGATGGTCACATCACTAATCTCCGTCATTTCACTGTTTTCAAAGCTAGTGAATGTGGCTACTTTACTTTTGTTTTTCTTAGCGATTTTTAGGGCTGTGACTAGCTCTGGGGTGTTCCCTGAATTGGAGATACCGATAACGAAATCCTCTTTTGTAGTAATCGAACTGGTAATAATCATCATATGCGGATCATTGACGCTAATGACGTTTAACCCCATCCGAATAAGGCGCTGTGACATTTCAACAGCAGTGAGACCAGAACTTCCTACTCCGCAAATATAGACCCGTTTGGCTGCTTGAATATACTGTACAATCTCGCGGATTTTGGCCGGCTCAATCAGCTTCACCGTGTTATCAATCACTTTATGATAAAACGAATAAACTTCTTCAAAAAGATCATCGTAACCAAGCGACGGAACCATTGTGGCTGCTGTGTTAACCCGCATTTTCAAATCAACAAAACTATCACAACGCACATGACGGCAAAACCTCGTTATCGTCGAAATGGACGTACCAGTTTCTTCGGCTAGCTCTTTAATGTTAATATTCTTGAGTTCATCACTTTTTTCTAAAATATACTTCGCAATTTGTTTTTCTTTATTCGGTAATCGATTGTAATTTTGTTGGATTTCATTTAAAATCGTCATCTTTTTCGGCCTCTTTCTGGTTTAAGAAATGATAAAGCGCGCCAATCATCCCTGCTTCATTTCCCAGCTTTGCGAAAGTAATGTCTGCTGTATCGAACATCGGCGAGATTAATTTGGTTGAGATAGCCGCTTTTAGACGCGGTTTGAAGAATGACTCTTCTTCCATTAATCCGCCACCGAGTACAATCACTTCTGGGTTGAAAATATAGATTAAGTTTACTACACCTTCCACTAAATTCTCAATCCATTGCTCTATTTCGATCAGTACATCCGCATCTCCGTTATAGGCCCATTCCATGATTTGACGACCATTTAGTGCATTTACATCCAAATTTTTTCGTGTGGCTACTTGTTTAATTAATGCTTTTGTTGAAGCCACATCTTGAAATCTGCCTTGTGAAAGGTGCATATAGCCCACTTCACATGCTGTAAAAGACGATCCATTTATTAGTTTGTCATTTAGTAACATTGCTCCGCCGATTCCGGTTCCAATGGTCAAACAGAGCACGCTCCCACGCCCCCGTGCTCCACCCAACCAAAACTCGCCAAGACAAGCTG
The sequence above is drawn from the Listeria monocytogenes genome and encodes:
- the noc gene encoding nucleoid occlusion protein, whose protein sequence is MPFSRLFGKKEKNQMDDIDNIVEEGVQRVQELPMDKIFPNQFQPRTVFDQDKIDELARTIRIHGVIQPIVVREMEPDYYEIIAGERRFRAVLSLEMEKIPAIIQNLDDEEVAAIALIENLQREELTPIEEAKAYRSLLDMQEVTQEALAQRVGKSQSAIANKMRLLKLPETVQEAVLNKQISERHARSLLALETEEQQVALLAEIAENHWNVKQTEARIQEILGVKKPVATKKTKPKRQAISRDVRIAMNTIKQSVTMVKDNGMDLDFTEEETDDFYQITIQIPKKK
- a CDS encoding MurR/RpiR family transcriptional regulator; this encodes MTILNEIQQNYNRLPNKEKQIAKYILEKSDELKNINIKELAEETGTSISTITRFCRHVRCDSFVDLKMRVNTAATMVPSLGYDDLFEEVYSFYHKVIDNTVKLIEPAKIREIVQYIQAAKRVYICGVGSSGLTAVEMSQRLIRMGLNVISVNDPHMMIITSSITTKEDFVIGISNSGNTPELVTALKIAKKNKSKVATFTSFENSEMTEISDVTIPVYNTLFVSKHYFANSQFSIMYVMDIISMMLLQNESYRDNMEKTINTVTDEFH
- a CDS encoding ROK family protein, with product MENYLCVDIGGTSIKYAKFNQEGKRVGELKSCVTPISDGANQIMPALIRIVEQEKTDVAGICVASAGVVDSVKGKIIYAGYTIPKYTGTEIKAELEHRFHLPCAVENDVNAACLGEFWLGGARGRGSVLCLTIGTGIGGAMLLNDKLINGSSFTACEVGYMHLSQGRFQDVASTKALIKQVATRKNLDVNALNGRQIMEWAYNGDADVLIEIEQWIENLVEGVVNLIYIFNPEVIVLGGGLMEEESFFKPRLKAAISTKLISPMFDTADITFAKLGNEAGMIGALYHFLNQKEAEKDDDFK